From Sinorhizobium sp. B11:
TCTCGTCATTCTTGACCTGAACCTGCCTGAGATGGACGGGCTGGATGTGCTGCGCGCCATGCGCGCGCGCGGCAGCCGGGCTGCTGTGCTTATCCTGACAGCGCGCGGCTCCCCTGAAGAACGCGTCAAAGGGTTGGATCTCGGCGCTGACGACTATCTTATAAAGCCCTTCGACATTGCCGAATTCGAGGCGCGCGTCCGCGTGCTCCTGCGTCGCCAGGCTGGGCTGCATTCCTCGACCGTCAGTTTCGGGGCGATCTCGCTCGACCTTAACTCTCGCGCCTTTTCGGCCGGTAATACCCCGCTCGATATTCCCGCCCGCGAACTCGGCCTTCTGGAAATCCTCTTCATGCGTGCTGGCAAGGTTGTCGCCAAGGAAGCAATCATGCAGTCGCTGACCGCTTTCGATGACGACATTTCGTCCAATGCCATCGAGCAATATGTCAGCCGGCTGCGGAAAAGGCTCTCGCCGCACGGCCTGACGGTCAAGACCGCACGCGGCATCGGCTATTACCTCGACAAACTGCCCGAGGCCTCATGACGGCTGCCTATTCGCTCCGGCGCCGACTGCTTTTCTGGCTGCTTGTCTCGACCGCCGTCATCGGCACGCTGGCGCTTGCCGATACCTGGCGCGAGGCCGTGCAGACATCGAATATCGTTTCCGACCGCGTGCTGGCCGGCTCGGCACTGGCGATTGCCGAACGCGTGGTCGTCGCCGAAGACGGCACGCTCGAGGTCGACATTCCCTATGTCGCGCTGGAGATGCTCACCTCGGCAGCGCAGGACCGTGTCTTCTACCGTGTAGACGGCCCGCCCGGAACGTTCATCACCGGATATCAGGCGCTTCCTGTATTGAAGGAAACGCAGGGCGATACCGCCACCTTCGCAGACGATATCTTCCGTGGCGAGCCGATCCGCGTCGCGACCTTGGGACGATCCGCCTCGACCGGTATCCGCTCCGTGCCGTTCGTTGTCACCGTCGCAGAAACGACCATCGCCCGCCGTCAGCTCGCCCAGGCGATCCTCGTGCGCTCGGCCCTGCGTCTCGCTGTCATGATTGCCGGTGCTGCCGTCATCGTCTGGATCTCTGTCACGGTGGCACTGCGACCGCTCTACAAGCTTGGCGATGCCATCGGCGAACGCAGCCCCGACGACCTGCACCCGATCGAACAATCCGTGCCGAGCGAGGTGCAGCCGCTCGTCGATACCGTCAACTCCTTCATGGTGCGCCTGCAATCGGCCCTCGATGCGCTGCGCAATTTCACCGGTAATGCCAGCCATCAGCTGCGCACGCCGCTTGCCATCATCCGCACCCAGCTTGCCCTCTCCGCTCGCTCCAGCTCGCTGGATGAGGCACAGCACGCTGCCCTCAAGGGCGATCAGGCGGTCGCCCATGCCGAGCGTATCCTTGCGCAGCTTCTGCTCATGGCCAAGATCGATGCCGCCACCGCCAAGGAAGCGCTGACAGCCTCGGCCATCGATCTCACCGCCATCGCCCAGGAGATCACCGGCGAGCAGATCCCGCGTGCTGCCGAAGCCGGCATCGATCTCGGCTTCGAGGGTGAAGGCCCAGCCATGATCCGCGCCGAACCGCTGCTGATCGGCGAAATGCTGCGCAATCTTGCGGGCAACGCCATTGCCTATGCCGGCCAGGGCGCAGAAGTGACCGTGCGTATCCTTGAAGATGCCGAGACGGTGCGGCTGGAGGTCGAGGACAATGGCCCGGGCATTCCACCCGAAAAGCTCGAAGCGGTCAGAAAGCGTTTCTCGCGCGGCAATGAATCCGGTGCGCCCGGCGCGGGTCTCGGCCTGCCGATCGTTGAGGAAATCGCCAATCTTTTCAACGCAAGACTGACACTCATCCCCGGCCGCGGCGGCAGGGGCTTGAAGGCGTCGGTGACCTTCAACAGAGCTGCCTGAACGTCATCCCCGCGTTAACCTTTCTGCCTTGCATTCTTTCGCTGCATTGCACACACTGGCCTTGGGAACAGCTAAGCCGATCAACGGCGCGCGGACAAAAAGAGCAATATGTCGATCAAAGCCAGCATCTATCATCTGACCCATTATCAATATGACAAACCGGTCCGCCTTGGCCCACAGATTATCCGCCTGAAGCCCGCCTCGCATTCAAAGACGCGGGTCCTAAGCCATTCGCTGAAGGTCACGCCGTCGAACCATTTCGTGAACTTGCAGCAGGATCCATACGGCAATTACCTCGCCCGCTTCGTCTTCCCCGACCCGGTGACCGAATTCAAGATCGAGGTCGATCTCGTCGCCGACATGACGGTTTACAATCCCTTCGACTTCTTCGTCGAAGAGGAGGCGACGATGTGGCCCTTCGACTATCCGGAAACAATCCGCGAAGACCTGTCGATATACATGAAGCCGGAAGAGCCCGGCCCGCGCCTGAGGGCGTTCCTGGAAACGCTCGACCGCTCGGAGCAGAAGACCGTCGACATGGTCGTCGGCCTGAACATGCGTCTGCAGCAGCAGATCGGCTATGTGATCCGCATGGAAGCCGGCGTCCAGACACCGGAAGAGACGCTCGAGACTGCCAAGGGCTCTTGCCGCGACACGAGCTGGCTGCTTGTCCAGATATTGCGCCACCTCGGCCTCGCCACCCGCTTCGTCTCCGGTTATCTCATCCAGCTGACCCCAGACCTCAAGGCGCTCGATGGGCCATCCGGCACGGAATATGATTTTACCGACCTTCATGCCTGGGCCGAAGTCTATCTTCCCGGCGCCGGCTGGATAGGGCTTGACCCGACCTCGGGCCTCTTGACCGGCGAGAGCCATATCCCGCTTGCCGCCACCCCGCATTTCCGCAACGCCGCGCCGATCTCGGGTGGCTATTTCGGCGAAGCCGAGACCGAATTCGCCTTCGACATGAAGGTTGCCCGCGTCGCCGAGCATCCGCGCATCACCAAACCCTTTTCCGACGACGCCTGGGACCAACTCAACGAGCTTGGCGAAAAGGTCGACCACATCCTCGAAGCCGAAGATGTGCGCCTCACCATGGGTGGCGAACCGACCTTTGTCTCCATCGACGATTTCCAGTCTGATGAATGGAACACCGAAGCCGTCGGCCCGACGAAGCGCGAAAAGGCGGATGCCTTGATCCGCCGTCTGCGCACCCGTTTTGCTCCAAATGGCTTCCTGCACTACGGCCAGGGCAAGTGGTATCCGGGCGAAAGCCTGCCGCGCTGGACCTTCTCGCTGTACTGGCGCAAGGATGGCCTGCCGATCTGGTCGAATGACAATCTCGTTGCCACCGAGGGCCGCAACTATCAGGTCACTGAGGATGATGCCGGCCGGCTGCTGACTGCGATTGCCGGCGAACTCGATCTTTCGCCCGACTATGTCGCACCGGCCTTCGAGGACCCCGCCGAATGGCTGGTCAAAGAAGCGAGCCTGCCCGAAAACGTTGATCCTTCGAACTCCAAGCTGGAGAATGCAGAGGAGCGCAGCCGTATCGCCCGCGTCTTCGATCGCGGGCTGACCCGCCCGACAGGCTACGTTCTGCCCGTTCAGGCATGGAATGCGCGCGCCACCGGTCGCAGCTGGACGAGCGAGAAATGGTCGACACGGCGCGGCCGGATCTTCCTCATGCCGGGCGACAGTCCGGTCGGCTATCGCCTTCCGCTCAACTCCCTCGCCTATATCCCGCCGTCGCAATATCCCTACATCAATCCGCTCGATCCCTTCGTGCAGCGGCCCGAACTACCGGATTTCGTACGAGATAGCGGGAGAGCGTTGCAGGCCGCACACTTCCAGCCTTTCACCGGCCAACAACCGACCATGCCGCAGTCGGCCAGCGAAATTGGCGGACACATTCGTACCGCCCTTTCCGTCGAGCCGCGCGATGGCCGCCTCTGCGTATTCATGCCACCAACCGAGACGCTCGAAGATTATCTCGATCTCATCGCCTCGACCGAACGCGCCGCCGCCGCTCTTGGCCTTGCCGTCCATATCGAAGGTTATGCGCCGCCACAGGATGAGCGCATCAACGTCATCCGCGTGGCGCCCGATCCTGGCGTCATCGAGGTCAACATTCACCCTTCCTCGACCTGGAAGGAGACGGTGGAAATCACCACCGCCATTTACGAGGAAGCGCGAGAGAGCCGCCTCGGCGCCGACAAGTTCATGATCGACGGCCGCCACACCGGCACCGGCGGCGGCAATCACGTCGTCGTCGGCGGCAGCAATCCGAACAACAGTCCGTTCCTGCGCCGTCCGGACCTGCTGAAAAGCCTGGTGCTGCACTGGCAGCGCCATCCGTCGCTCTCCTATCTCTTCTCCGGCCTCTTCATCGGCCCGACCAGCCAGGCGCCACGCATCGACGAAGCCCGTCACGACAGTCTCTACGAACTGGAAATCGCGCTGGCGCAGATCCCCGCTCCCGGACGCGGCCTGCAGCCCCTGCCCTGGCTCGTCGATCGCCTGTTCCGCAACCTGCTGATCGACGTGACCGGAAATACCCATCGCGCCGAAATCTGCATCGACAAGCTCTTCTCACCCGACGGCCCGACCGGCCGCCTCGGCCTCGTCGAATTTCGTGGCTTCGAAATGCCGCCGAATGCCCGCATGTCGCTCGCCCAGCAATTGCTGGTGCGGGCACTCATCGCCCGCTTCTGGACGAATCCGGCCGAAGGCAGGTTCGTGCGCTGGGGCACGTCACTGCATGACCGTTTCATGTTGCCGCACTATGTCTGGCAGGACTTCCTCGATGTGCTCTCCGACCTTCGTGAAAACGGGTTCGATCTCAGCTCCGACTGGTTCAAGGCTCAACTCGAATTCCGCTTCCCCTTCTGCGGCGAAGTCGAATACGAGGGCTCGAAGCTGGAGTTGCGCCAGGCGCTGGAGCCCTGGCACGTCATGGGCGAACAGGGCGCGGTCGGCGGCACCGTACGTTATGTCGATTCCTCCGTCGAACGCCTGCAGGTTCGCCTCGAATCCAGCAATGCCTCTCGCTACGCCGTCACCTGCAACGGTCGCATCGTACCGCTGACGCCGACGGGCGCATCTGGCGTGTCGATCGCAGGCGTGCGTTTCAAGGCCTGGCAGCCGGCTTCCGGTTTACATCCCGTGCTGCCCGTGAATACGCCTTTGACTTTTGATATTTATGATACATGGTCGAAACGTTCGATTGGCGGCTGCATCTATCACGTTGCCCATCCGGGCGGGCGGAACTATGACACCTTCCCGGTCAACGGCAACGAGGCGGAAGCGCGCCGACTCGCCCGCTTCGAACCGTGGGGACACACGGCGGGCGGTTATATTCCGCGCGCCGAGACGGTCTCGCCTGAACTCCCGCTCACGCTGGATCTGAGGCGACCCGCTGGAATTTGAAGAAACTGGGTCTGATGGGCAAGAAGCCTGCATTGGAATTGAGGGACGAAATCGAGGAACGCGCCGGCGCGGATGCGGCCTTCGACTATGCTCCCTTGCCCGGCATCGCCGACGAGATGGTGGACAACAGCGGCGCAATCCGCCCGGTCTGGCAGCGTTTCCTCGCCCATCTGAACCTTATGCCGGAAAAGGATCTGGCCGAGCGTTTCGCCCGCGCCGACCGCTACCTGCGTGATGCAGGCGTCTTCTATCGCGCCTACGGCGCCAAAGGCAGCGGCGAGCGCGCCTGGCCGCTCTCACACATTCCGGTTTTGATAGACGAGCGCGAATGGCAGGCTCTTTCGGCAGGCCTCGTGCAGCGCGCCAATCTCCTCGAAGCGATGGTTGCCGATATCTATGGCGACAACAAGCTCGTCGAGGAAGGCATTTTGCCGCCCGCGCTCATCGCCGCCAATCCGGAATTTCAGCGGTCTCTGGTTGGCGTAAAGCCGGCGACCGGGCACTATCTGCATTTCTGCGCCTTCGAAATCGGCCGCGGGCCCGACGGCAACTGGTGGGTGCTCGCTGATCGCACGCAAGCGCCATCCGGCGCGGGCTTCGCGCTTGAAAACCGCGTGGCGACCACGCGATCCTTCTCCGACGTTTATGCCGAAACACCGGTTCACCGCCTCGCTTCCTTCTTCGGCGCCTTCCGCGACGCTCTGCAGACGATGAAACATTCGGGCGACGACCGCATCGCGGTTCTGACGCCCGGCCCGGCCAACGAGACTTATTACGAACACGCCTATATCGCCCGCTACCTCGGCTTCATGCTGCTGGAGGGGGAGGACCTGACTGTCGTCAACGGCCGTGTCATGGTTCGCACCGTTGCCGGCCTGAAGCCGATTGGCGTGCTTTGGCGGCGTCTTGATTCCGCCTATGCCGATCCGCTGGAGCTGAACCAGAACTCGCATATCGGCACGCCTGGCCTTGTCGAAGCGTTGCGCGCCGAAACCGTTACGATCGTCAATGCGCTCGGCACCGGTGTTCTGGAAACGCGCGCCCTGCTCGCCTTCATGCCCGCCGTCTGTCGCCAGTTGCTGGGCGAGGATCTTCGCCTGCCCTCCATCGCGACATGGTGGTGCGGCCAGAAGGACGAACGCGACCACGTGGCGACCAACATCGAAAAGATGGTGATCGGCCCAGCCTATTCCCGCGCCCCCTTCTTCGATGATAGTGGCGAATCCGTTCTCGGCTCGTCGCTGCGCGCCACTGCGAAGACTTCGATTGCGGATTGGCTGACGAGCGACGGTGCAAAACTCGTCGGTCAGGAAGTCGTCACCCTCTCGACGACGCCAGCCTGGGTCAACGGCAAACTGACGCCCCGGCCGATGTCGTTGCGCGTATTCGCCGCCCGCACCGCCAACGGCTGGCAGATCATGCCCGGCGGCTTTGCCCGTATCGGCGCGGGAGACGATGCCGCCGCGATCGCAATGCAATCCGGCGGTGCTGCAGCCGACGTCTGGATCGTCAGCGACAAACCGGTCGAGCGTCACACGCTCCTGCCCGCCGAAGGCAGCTTCACCCGCAATATGCCGGGCAGCCTGCCGAGCCGTGCGGCCGACAACCTCTTCTGGCTCGGCCGCTATATCGAGCGTGCCGAGGGAGCACTACGCATCCTGCGCGCTTGGCACGGACGCTACGCCGAAGCTGCCGACCCGAGCCAACCGCTGCTTGCCGACGTCACGCAATATCTTGCCGCCGTCGATATCGACACGACCGAGCCGGTGCCGGAATCGCTGCTGCGCAATATCGACAGCGCCGTCTATTCGGCGAGCAATATCCGTGACCGCTTCTCGCCGGACGGATGGCTGGCACTGAACGATCTCGCCAAGACTGCCCGCCGCTTCCACTCGACCATCCTGGCCGGCGACGATGCCAGCCATGCGATGACCATCCTGCTGCGCAAGCTCGCGGGCTTTGCCGGTCTCGTGCATGAAAACATGTACCGCTTCACCGGCTGGCGCTTTCTCTCGCTTGGCCGATATATTGAACGCGGCCTGCATATGACACGGCTTCTCGGCCACATGTCCGGCCCGGAAGCACCCGATGGCGCGCTCGACATGCTGCTCGAAATCGGCGACAGCGTCATGACCCATCGCCGGCGCTACAACGTTAATACTGCCCGGCTGACAGTCACCGATCTTCTGGCGCTCGATCCTCTTAATCCGCGCTCGATCCTCTTCCAGATGAACGAGATCCATCGCGAAGTCGAACAGCTTCCGAACGCCTTCATCAACGGCCAGATGTCGCCCTTCTACCGCGAGGCGATGCGGCTGCATTCCGGTCTGGCTGTCATGACCCCGGAGACAATGAACGGTGATGTCTACCACAGGCTCGAACGCGAGTTGGAACATCTCTCCGATCTCTTGGCGCAGACCTATCTCGGATGACGGCCGTGCTCTACGATCTCACCCTGCACATGGGCTACAGCTATGACACGCCGGCATCCGGCGCGCGCCATATCATGCGTCTCATGCCACTCTCGCTGACGAACCGGCAGCGGCTTGTCGCAGGCTCGATCAGCATTTCGCCGCAGCCGGACGAACAGTCGCATTTCGTCGATTTCTTTCAGCATCCGGCAACGTCCTTCCTGCTGCGCTCGCCGCATGAAACGCTCGATATCCGCATGCAGGCCCGCGTCCAGGTCGAAAGCCAGGTCATATCGGCGGATTTCTCGCCGTTGCTGGCGGATCTGCCGGACGAGGTCTCGGGGATCTGGTCGCTCGATCCTGAATCGCCCCACCATTTTCTTGGCGACAGTCCGCGCCTGACGGAAACCAAGGCGATCAGCGAATACGCAAAGAGCTGTGTCCAGCCATCGCTGACCGTCATGCAGATCGCCTATGCGCTCTGCGCCCGCATCAACAAGGATTTCACTTACGATCCGGAAGCGACGACTGTCGACACGACACCGCTGGAGTCTTTCAAGCTGAAACGCGGCGTCTGCCAGGACTTCACGCATGTCATGATCCTTGCGCTACGCAGCCTCAGTATTCCCGCCGGTTATGTCTCCGGTTTCCTGCGCACCATCCCGCCGCCGGGCAAGGAGCGGTTGGAGGGCGCTGATGCCATGCATGCCTGGGTCCGCGTCTGGTGCGGTGAGATGGCCGGCTGGATCGAGCTCGATCCCACCAATAATATCCCCGCTGGAACCGACCATATCGTCGTCGCATATGGTCGCGACTATGCCGATGTCGCTCCCGTTATCGGTGTACTCAAGAGCTATGGCAGCCAGCGTTCCGTGCAGGCAGTGGACGTAATTCCGCTCAAATAATCCCGAAACTGGAAAAAACAGCCAGTTGCCGACAATTTTACACACTGGCTTTAGCGGCCATTAAAGTCATCTGGTCCATGAAGAGCCTGATAGGGCTCCTTGAACCGGTGGACATGATGAACACCCTGCATTCGCTTTTTGATCGCCTGCGGCGCGACCGTGGCGGCAATTTCGGTATCATGACGGCCATCCTGCTGCCTGTGCTTGTAGGCGCTGCAGGTGTCTCCATTCAGGTAACGGACATGCTGCTTTCAAAACAGCAATTGCAGGAAGCGGCAGACGCTGCCGCGCTCGCCACCGCGACAGCCCTTGCAAACAAGACCATCCAGCCCGCCCAAGCAGAAGGCTTTGCCCGTGATTTCGTTGCCGGCCAGATGGCAAACTATCTTCAGGATACAGATCCTTCGACGACCAATATCAAGAACAGTACTGCAGTGAATGTCTCGACAACGACCTCAGGCAAATCTGTCTCATACCAAGTCACAGTAAACCCGAACTATACGATCAACCTAAACCCGATGATGCGGGTGATCGGCTTCAAGACACAGAACATCACGGCATCGGGCACCACGGTCAGCGGCCATTCGGAAACCCAGGGCTCGGTCTCCATGTATCTTGTCCTCGATCGTTCCGGTTCGATGGCTGAATACACCACGACGGTCAACGCCTCGCAGCCGACTAAGGACGAGGATTGCAGCTATACCGACCCCAAAACCAACAAAAAGGTGAAACAGACCTGCACAGTTACGAATTACTACGCCAAGATCGAGGCGCTGAAGCTCGCCGTTTCCAGCCTGGCCGGTCAGCTCAATACTGCTGATCCCGATAACTCCTACGTTCGCACAGGCTCCGTTTCTTATAACGACAAGATGCAGACCGCACAGGCGCTTGATTGGGGTACGACCAAGGTCGTGAACTACGTGAATGATCTGACGGCAACGGGTCGCACGGATTCCAGCGCGGCTTTCAAGAAGGCCTATGACAGCCTGATGGATGCGAAGGAAGATCAGGCGCACCAAGGCAAGACCGGCCAGACGCCGACCAAGTATATTGTCTTCATGACCGATGGCGACAACAACATATCTTCGGCTGACACGCTAACCAAGAAATCCTGCGACGACGCTCGCCAAGCGAAGATTCAGGTCTACACGATAGCCTTCATGGCACCTGCCGGCGGAAAAGCTTTGCTGAGTTATTGCGCAACCACTCCCGCCCACTATTTCGCGGCGGAGAACATGACAGCTCTCCTTGATGCCTTCAAATCGATCGGCGCCAAGGCTGCAAACCAGATGACGCGCCTGACGAATTAAAACCGGTATGTTTTACCGCAGCAAAAAGCCGCTCCGGAACAAACCGGGGCGGCTTTTCGTTTAAACTTTATTCGGTCCATCAAATCGGGAAAACCGATTGAAATCAAGTCCCTTGGGCCTGTCGAATATGAAGGTTCCGCAAATTTTTCGTTTGCCCAATTCCCTTGTTGCAAGTGCGTGATAACGGTGCATAAACTGCCCAGTCGGTGCAAGCGACAAATCGATTGAATCAGGCGTAAGATACTGTAACCAAATCAAAATTGGCGAGACCTGACATGAATACTGTTTCGAAGCCGACCATCCTCTCCCCAGCTCCGCGCAGTTCCCGGCCAGAAATCCTCGCTGAGGAAATTATCGAGCGTCTGACCTACCGCATCGGCAAGGATGCCAAGGTTGCCAAGCCGCATGACTGGCTGACCGCAACCATTCTCGTGGTGCGTGACCGCATCATCGACAAGTGGATGGAATCCACCCGCAAGGTCTACGAGACTGGCGCCAAGCGCGTCTATTACATGTCGCTCGAATTCCTGATCGGCCGCCTGATGCGCGATGCCGTGTCCAACCTCAACCTTATGGAAGAGGTTCGCGATGCGCTGGCGTCGCTCGGCGTCGATGTCACCGTCATTGCAGGCCTCGAGCCCGATGCAGCCCTCGGCAATGGCGGTCTCGGCCGTCTCGCCGCCTGTTTCATGGAATCGATGGCCACTGTTGACGTGCCGGCCTATGGCTACGGCATCCGCTACGTTCACGGCCTTTTCCGCCAGCAGATGGCGGACGGCTGGCAGGTAGAGCTCCCCGAAAACTGGCTTGCGCACGGCAATCCCTGGGAATTCGAGCGCCGCGAAAGCGCCTATGAAGTCGGATTCGGCGGATCGATCGAAGTCATTGCCGGTCATGATGAACAGCCGCGCTATGTCTGGAAGCCGGCCGAGCGTGTCATCGCAGCCGCCTTCGACACGCCTGTCGTCGGCTGGCGCGGCAAGCGCGTCAATACGCTTCGCCTCTGGTCGGCACAGCCGATCGACCCGATCCTGCTCGACGCTTTCAACGCCGGCGACCACATCGGCGCGCTGCGCGAGAGCAACAAGGCCGAAAGCCTGACCCGTGTGCTTTATCCTGCAGACGCAACGCCTGCCGGTCAGGAACTGCGCCTGCGCCAGGAATATTTCTTCTCGTCGGCCTCGCTGCAGGACATCCTTCGCCGTCACCTGCAACAGTATGACGACTTCACCTCGCTGCCGGACAAGGTCGCGATCCAGCTCAACGATACCCATCCGGCAGTCTCCGTCGCTGAACTGACCCGCCTGCTCTGCGACGTGCACGGCATGGACTTCGATACGGCCTGGGATATCACTCGCCGTACATTCTCCTACACCAATCACACGCTTCTTCCTGAAGCCCTGGAAAGCTGGCCGGTTCCGCTCTTCGAGCGCTTGCTGCCGCGCCACATGCAGATCATCTACGCGATCAACGCCAAGATCCTGATCGAAGCGCGCAAGGCGCGCAATTTCTCCGATACGGAAATCCGCTCGATCTCGCTGATCGACGAGAACGGTGATCGTCGCGTACGCATGGGCAACCTCGCTTTCGTCGGCTCACACTCGATCAACGGCGTCTCGGCGCTGCACACCGACCTGATGAAGGTCACGGTCTTTGCAGACCTGCACAAACTCTACCCTGACCGCATCAACAACAAGACCAACGGCATTACACCTCGCCGCTGGCTGCAACAGTGCAATCCGGGTCTCACCAATCTGGTGCGCGAAGCGATCGGCGATGAATTCCTCGATGACGCCGAAAAGCTGCGTGCACTCGACAAATTTGCCACGGACCCGAGCTTCCAACAAAAATTCGCCGCCGTGAAGCGCGCCAACAAGGTGGCGCTATCCAATCTCGTCGCCAGCCGCATGGGCGTGAAGCTCGATCCGTCTGCCATGTTCGACATCCAGATCAAGCGCATCCACGAATACAAGCGCCAGCTCCTCAATATCGTCGAAGCCGTTGCGCTCTACGATCAGATCCGCTCGCATCCGGAGCTGGACTGGGTGCCGCGTGTAAAACTCTTCGCCGGCAAGGCGGCACCGAGCTATTACAACGCCAAGCTCATCATCAAGCTCATCAACGACGTCGCCCGTACCATCAACAGCGACCCGTCGGTCCGCGGCCTGCTGAAAGTCGTTTTCGTGCCGAACTACAATGTCTCGCTTGCGGAAGTCATGGTCCCGGCCGCCGACCTTTCCGAGCAGATCTCGACGGCCGGCATGGAAGCATCAGGCACCGGCAACATGAAGTTCGGCCTGAACGGCGCGCTGACGATCGGCACGCTCGACGGCGCCAATGTCGAAATGCGCGACAATGTCGGCGAGGACAATATCGTCATCTTCGGCCTGCAGGCCGATGAAGTCGCCAAGATCCGCAGCGAGGGCCACAATCCCCGTGCGATCATCGAAGGTTCGCGTGAGCTGTCGCAGGCGCTGGCCGCCATCAGCTCCGGCGTTTTCTCTCCCGATGACCGCAACCGCTACACCGGTCTCATCGATGGCATATATTCCCACGACTGGTTCATGGTCGCCGGCGATTTCGATGCCTATGCTGCCGCCCAGCGCGAGGTCGACCAGATCTGGACCAACCAGTCCTCCTGGTACCAGAAGACGATCAACAATACGGCGCGGATGGGCTGGTTCTCGTCCGACCGCACGATCCGGCAATATGCAGACGAGATCTGGAGAGCTTGATGAAGCCGCCGAAAGCTGCCCCTGAAGTGAAGCTTCCCTGGGAAATTTCGGCAGACGAAATCGCGGCAATCTTCAGTGGATCGCATGCCAATCCCTTTGCCGTCCTGGGCGTGCACCAGGCCGGCGACACCTTTATCACCAGGTGCTTCCTTCCAGGCGCTGAAGCTGTCACGGCAATGACGCTGGATGGAACACCGATCGGCGAGCTCCACCAGCTCCATCCTGACGGTGTTTTCGGCGGGCAGATTTCAGTGACAAAACTCCAGCCCGTTCGTTATCGTGCCCGGCGCGCCGACGCCGAATGGGCAGTGACGGACCCATACAGCTTCGGCCCTGTACTCGGGCCGATGGACGATTACTACGCCAGGCAGGGTTCGCATCTCCGGCTCTTCGACAAGATGGGCGCCCATCGCATCAAGCATGAAGGCGGGACCGGCATCCATTTTGCCGTCTGGGCACCGAACGCCCAGCGCGTTTCCGTCGTCGGCGATTTCAACAATTGGGATGGACGACGTCATGTCATGCGCTTCCGTTCCGACAGCGGCATCTGGGAAATCTTTGCTCCGGATGTTCCACTTGGCGTTACCTACAAATTCGAAATCCGCGGTCAGGATGGCGTCCTTCTGCCGTTGAAGGCGGACCCCTTCGCCCGCCGCAGCGAACTTCGTCCGAAGACGGCCTCGGTGACGGCTGCCGAACTGATGCAGGATTGGCAGGACGAGGAGCATCTGAAGCACTGGCGCGAAACCGACAAGCGCCGGCAACCGATCAGTATCTACGAGGTGCACGCGGGCTCCTGGCAGCGCCGGCAGGACGGCTCCATGCTGTCCTGGGACGAACTTGCCTCGAGCCTCATCCCCTATTGTGTCGACATGGGCTTCACCCATATCGAATTCCTGCCGATCACCGAACACCCCTATGACCCCTCCTGGGGCTACCAGACGACTGGCCTTTACGCGCCGACCGCCCGCTTCGGCGAGCCGGAAGGTTTTGCCCGTTTCGTCAACGGCTGTCACAAGGTTGGCATCGGCGTCATACTTGATTGGGTGCCCGCACATTTCCCGACCGACGAACATGGTCTGGGCTGGTTCGACGGTACCGCGCTTTACGAACACGCCGACCCGCGAAAGGGCT
This genomic window contains:
- a CDS encoding circularly permuted type 2 ATP-grasp protein, whose translation is MGKKPALELRDEIEERAGADAAFDYAPLPGIADEMVDNSGAIRPVWQRFLAHLNLMPEKDLAERFARADRYLRDAGVFYRAYGAKGSGERAWPLSHIPVLIDEREWQALSAGLVQRANLLEAMVADIYGDNKLVEEGILPPALIAANPEFQRSLVGVKPATGHYLHFCAFEIGRGPDGNWWVLADRTQAPSGAGFALENRVATTRSFSDVYAETPVHRLASFFGAFRDALQTMKHSGDDRIAVLTPGPANETYYEHAYIARYLGFMLLEGEDLTVVNGRVMVRTVAGLKPIGVLWRRLDSAYADPLELNQNSHIGTPGLVEALRAETVTIVNALGTGVLETRALLAFMPAVCRQLLGEDLRLPSIATWWCGQKDERDHVATNIEKMVIGPAYSRAPFFDDSGESVLGSSLRATAKTSIADWLTSDGAKLVGQEVVTLSTTPAWVNGKLTPRPMSLRVFAARTANGWQIMPGGFARIGAGDDAAAIAMQSGGAAADVWIVSDKPVERHTLLPAEGSFTRNMPGSLPSRAADNLFWLGRYIERAEGALRILRAWHGRYAEAADPSQPLLADVTQYLAAVDIDTTEPVPESLLRNIDSAVYSASNIRDRFSPDGWLALNDLAKTARRFHSTILAGDDASHAMTILLRKLAGFAGLVHENMYRFTGWRFLSLGRYIERGLHMTRLLGHMSGPEAPDGALDMLLEIGDSVMTHRRRYNVNTARLTVTDLLALDPLNPRSILFQMNEIHREVEQLPNAFINGQMSPFYREAMRLHSGLAVMTPETMNGDVYHRLERELEHLSDLLAQTYLG
- a CDS encoding transglutaminase family protein gives rise to the protein MTAVLYDLTLHMGYSYDTPASGARHIMRLMPLSLTNRQRLVAGSISISPQPDEQSHFVDFFQHPATSFLLRSPHETLDIRMQARVQVESQVISADFSPLLADLPDEVSGIWSLDPESPHHFLGDSPRLTETKAISEYAKSCVQPSLTVMQIAYALCARINKDFTYDPEATTVDTTPLESFKLKRGVCQDFTHVMILALRSLSIPAGYVSGFLRTIPPPGKERLEGADAMHAWVRVWCGEMAGWIELDPTNNIPAGTDHIVVAYGRDYADVAPVIGVLKSYGSQRSVQAVDVIPLK
- a CDS encoding pilus assembly protein, translated to MNTLHSLFDRLRRDRGGNFGIMTAILLPVLVGAAGVSIQVTDMLLSKQQLQEAADAAALATATALANKTIQPAQAEGFARDFVAGQMANYLQDTDPSTTNIKNSTAVNVSTTTSGKSVSYQVTVNPNYTINLNPMMRVIGFKTQNITASGTTVSGHSETQGSVSMYLVLDRSGSMAEYTTTVNASQPTKDEDCSYTDPKTNKKVKQTCTVTNYYAKIEALKLAVSSLAGQLNTADPDNSYVRTGSVSYNDKMQTAQALDWGTTKVVNYVNDLTATGRTDSSAAFKKAYDSLMDAKEDQAHQGKTGQTPTKYIVFMTDGDNNISSADTLTKKSCDDARQAKIQVYTIAFMAPAGGKALLSYCATTPAHYFAAENMTALLDAFKSIGAKAANQMTRLTN